Proteins from one Salvelinus namaycush isolate Seneca chromosome 34, SaNama_1.0, whole genome shotgun sequence genomic window:
- the LOC120028405 gene encoding RIMS-binding protein 2-like, protein MEGVYVFLYTDGLRIATPEDIRQWELVTANQVSSQVSQEPPVRLFVDLFPYNPAAMSPNPETTAEELPFVPGQILKVFGDEDDDGFYHGESGGLSGAVPSNMVSVIPVDDDYLKHQLIQQGFLPVDHTCTDPSEESSVLMTWSSAGWWPSLSMPLGKVPLTWTAT, encoded by the exons ATGGAGGGAGTGTATGTATTTCTGTACACTGATGGACTGAGAATTGCTACACCAGAGGATATTAGGCAATGGGAGCTGGTGACCGCCAACCAGGTGTCAAGTCAGGTGTCTCAGGAACCCCCCGTCCGGCTCTTTGTGGATCTTTTCCCATACAACCCTGCTGCGATGTCGCCAAACCCTGAGACCACCGCCGAGGAGCTCCCTTTTGTGCCAGGACAGATCCTTAAG GTGTTTGGAGATGAAGATGATGATGGTTTCTACCACGGGGAGTCTGGTGGTCTGTCTGGTGCCGTGCCTAGTAACATGGTATCTGTGATCCCAGTGGATGATGACTACCTTAAACATCAGCTCATACAGCAGGGTTTCCTGCCTGTCGACCACACCTGTACAG ATCCAAGTGAAGAGTCTAGCGTGCTAATGACTTGGTCGTCCGCAGGATGGTGGCCATCTTTGAGTATGCCCCTTGGGAAAGTTCCCCTAACATGGACAGCGACATGA
- the LOC120029037 gene encoding 14-3-3 protein gamma-2-like, giving the protein MVDREQLVQKARLAEQAERYDDMAAAMKSVTELNEALSNEERNLLSVAYKNVVGARRSSWRVISSIEQKTSSDGNEKKIEMVRAYREKIEKELEAVCQDVLNLLDNYLIKNCNETQHESKVFYLKMKGDYYRYLAEVATGEKRATVIESSEKAYNEAHEISKEHMQPTHPIRLGLALNYSVFYYEIQNAPEQACHLAKTAFDDAIAELDTLNEDSYKDSTLIMQLLRDNLTLWTSDQQDDEGGEGNKD; this is encoded by the exons ATGGTTGATCGCGAGCAGCTGGTGCAGAAAGCCAGGCTGGCTGAACAGGCTGAAAGGTATGATGATATGGCAGCTGCCATGAAATCG GTAACAGAGCTGAATGAGGCGCTATCTAACGAGGAGAGGAACCTCCTGTCTGTGGCCTATAAGAATGTGGTGGGGGCCCGTCGTTCCTCTTGGAGGGTGATCTCTAGCATCGAGCAGAAAACCTCTTCAGATGGAAATGAGAAAAAGATTGAAATGGTTCGGGCCTACAGGGAGAAGATTGAGAAGGAGCTGGAGGCTGTGTGTCAGGACGTGCTCAACCTGCTGGATAACTACCTGATCAAGAACTGCAACGAGACGCAGCACGAGAGCAAGGTGTTTTACCTGAAGATGAAGGGCGACTACTACCGCTACCTGGCCGAGGTGGCCACGGGTGAGAAGAGGGCCACCGTCATCGAGTCATCAGAGAAGGCTTACAACGAGGCCCATGAGATCAGCAAAGAGCACATGCAGCCCACCCACCCCATCCGCCTCGGCTTGGCTCTCAACTACTCTGTGTTTTACTACGAGATCCAGAATGCCCCTGAGCAGGCTTGTCATCTGGCCAAGACCGCCTTCGATGACGCTATTGCTGAGCTGGACACCCTGAACGAGGACTCCTACAAAGACTCAACTCTCATCATGCAGCTGCTCCGAGACAACTTAACACTGTGGACAAGTGACCAGCAGGATGATGAGGGAGGGGAGGGCAACAAAGATTAA